The Gemmatimonadota bacterium sequence CCTACATGGGCGGATTGATGTTACTCGAAAACTCACACAAATTGCACGATCTGAAAGCGGGATATGGCTCAACAGACGTCGATCTGTACTGCGAAAACAAAGACGATGCCCAGGAAATAGTAGAACGCGCACGCGCCGAAGGGCGGAACTTGACCAATCAAGAACGAGCTTCTATAAAGTGGAACTCGAGCGGATCGTATTCCTCTAATGCCATACCCACCCGCAAAGAACTGGGCGGACGCTGGCTGGTATCGGAATACGAAATGGGAGACCTGCTGATATTTTCGATGTACACCCTCCATTCAAGCTCCGACAACCACTCCAAACAATACCGCATATCATCCGACACGCGCTATCAACTCGCATCGGAACCCGTTGACGAACGCTGGATTGGCGACGACCCACCCGCCCATGGCATTCGCGCCAAACGCGGGATGGTGTGTTAAATCCCCCGCGCCCATTCCCTGACCGCCTCAGAACCTGGATACACGGCGTCCGGCCCTTGCTGCTGAACCTGCTTCTCTCCCAACCACGCCTTCCAATCGCCGCACGCCTGGCTCACCCCGCGCCACGTATCCCCGCATGTACCCATCGCCTCTTGCAAAAGACTATCCAACTCAGCAACCAATTTGGGATCTTCCCCCACCAGATTGCGTTCCTCGTAAGGGTCGTTCTCCAGATCGAACAAAACCCAGGGACCGTTCTCCAAACGCGCGTAATTATATCGCTCGGTTCGCACCCCACGCCACCCGGGCCACACTGCAAAAGTGTGATGCATCGTCGTATAGGCATACGCCTGAGTACGCGCATTGGGCTGCCCCAGAATCGCGCCCGAAAAATCTCCCCCATCCAGATCAGCGGGAACATCGACACCCGTCAACCCACACAAAGTCGGAAAAATATCCGGCGTACCAAACGGCATACTCAAACTACAACCAGCCTCAACCCTGCCCGGCCACCGAATCAAAAACGGAACCTGCGTAGATTCTCGATAAGGCCATCGCTTGCCCCGCAAACCCTGGCTACCCAGCATCTCGCCGTGATCGGATGAGTACATCACAATCGTATTATCCGCCTGCCCGCTCTCTTCCAGCGCGCGCATCAACCGCCCCCACTCAATATCCAGCCCCTCAGTCATCCCGTAATAATGCGCGTACCAATCGCTCACAGCGCTCGCCCTATCACCTGATAGCTTTGACGTATTCGGATGCAAATTCAAATCCCTATCCAGATAAGGCGCGACATAGGGATCCGGTGCTATAAGCGGCGGATGCGGCGGACCCCACGACATAAACAAACACCACGGTCCAGATCCCGCCCGATTTTTAATATACTCAATCGCCCTATCCGTCTCGATCTGCGGTCGATAAAAGCCACCACCCGCAACCGGGTCCCTACTATCCGTGGCATAAGCCCACTCGTAGTAATTATGCGCATTATCACCCACATACCACTCATCGTCAAAACCCAGACGCAACGGATCGCCCGCATCGACCTGAATCTCGCCCAAATGCCACTTGCCAATATACCCGCATCCATACCCGGCCGCGCTAAGCGCCGTGCCAATACACGGATACACACTCAAATCGGGATAAAACCGATTGGTCGTCACCCCCGTATGATGGCCGTATTTGCCCGTCATCAACATCGCGCGATAAGGCGTACACACAGGCGTACTCGAAACCGCTGCATCCAGACGCATCCCCTCAGCGGCAAACGCATCAAATTGAGGCGTATTGAGATCCTCATCGCCATAATAACACCCCATCGCAGACGCCCGCTGCTGATCTGAAAACACATACAATATATTTGGCCTATCATCGGACATGGAAAATCCCCTTCCACTGGTAAATTTAGGAATTGATTAAAAACACTCGACACAATATAATGCACACTCAGAGCAAGTCAAAGATCTGCGCACCAGCGAAAAAACCACATCGGTCTATAAATGAAACTCAAAAACGGCGACATCATCATCGACGACAACTTCCCGTGCAGCAGTGCCAGAGAAATGCGGATAATAGAATCCGGCATAAGCGAAATTGGATACAAAAAAGAAGAAATCCCGCAATGGTTCCAGGACCTGTTGGACGAACTATTCGACGGTGCAGGCGTACCCAAAGAATACATGGCCCATGTGCGCGTGCGTCACCTCGGCAACCGCGCAAAACGGGTAATATTGCGATTCCTACTCAGCAAAAAAGGCGCGAACTACATGTATCCACCCTGGTGGATCTGGCGAGAAAACACGGGATGGGCGTGGGTACCTTATGAAAACACGGACTTTCACCCAACAGAACACATCGACATATCCGTTCACATCCAACCCGGAGAAACCATCCGCATCGCATCCGCCCCTTATGAAGACCCATCCGTCGTCTGCGAAAAAGCGCAACAACTATCCCAACAATACGACATCTGGACATACCGGGAAATCGGTCACTCTGCTCAGGGACGACCAATCTGCGTATTGGAAACCCAACCGCGCGACCTGACACTACTCGTCGATGCCACAATGCAATCCTGCGAACCCGTATCCTGGGGCATCTTGCACATAGCCCACAGCTTGACCGTCCCAACCGCAAACACACAGCGATTATTAGACCACGTACAATTCTGCCTCATGCCCATCACAAATCCCGACGGCGTTTGTGAAGGACGCAGCGTAACCAATGCCATGGGCGAAGTCCCAAAATTCGGAATTAACCACCTCGTAGAAGGCAAAAGCGCGCCCAGAGAAACCGCGGCACTGTGGCAGTACTTCCTCGACAAAAAGCCAGATGCATCCATAGAAGTCCACGCCCACTTTACGCGGCCAGACTTCACGCGAAGCATTGGCATGCACGACAAAGCATCCATGCCGCATCATCTTCGGGCAAAAGCGAAAATCCTCGAACAAGCAATCTTCGAAAACTACCACGTCAAACCGCTGAAAAATCGGAAAGTATTGATCGACCCCCGACAACCCGAACACAACGTCTATGGCGACAAACACATCTGCGAACAAGCCGGCACAATCCGCACCTTTTTACAAGCCATCCCCGACAGCATTGACGCGCACAACGCCGACGTCAAAGAAATGGTAGAAACCGTCGCCCACGCGCTCATCAAATGGCGGGAAACTGGTACATCGTAGAGGCATAACCCATTTATGGAGGAACTCCAATGGCAACACACCTGTCCCCAGAAGAACAAGCGGAAGGATTCACATCCTTATTCAACGGCAAAGACCTGAACGACTGGAGAATTATTGGACCGGAAGAAGGTTGGGAAGTCCAAAACGGATTGATAGTATGCAATGGCGAAGGCAGGGGATGGATACGCCCCAAAGCTATGTACACAGACTTTGTACTGCGCCTGGACTATCGAAACAGCGCGGGAGGAAACAGCGGAATATTCCTGCGGACAAGCGAAGAAGGACGCCCCGCCTATCAGGGAATGGAAATACAAATTTACGACGTACCGCACGACCCACTCAACAATAAATCAAACGGCGCCATCTACGATGCGGTCGCCCCCACGTCCGATCCGTCTCACCCGGCGGGAGAATGGAACGCCATTGAAGTATCCTGCCAAGGAACAATGGTAAACGTCATCATCAACGGACGCGAAGTCATATCCTGTGACACAAGCAAACACCCGGACCTCAAAGACCGCTTGAAAACCGGATACATCGGCCTTCAAAACCACCGCAGCCCCATTAATTTTCGGAATGTACGCATTAAGGTATCATAAAAAAACCACTGGATCGCGGCTCAACACCATGCCGCGATGACGCACGGGACGGCACGGGGACCGTCCCCTACAACATTAACCCTTAAATCACCTGAATATTCATGCCTTAAACGCCTTCAGCACCTGATCAAACGCCTGAGCAGTCTGATCGATATCCGCATCGCTGTGAACCGCAGAAATCACGCCACCGGGCCAGGGCATCACATCGACCCCCTCTGCAATCAAACCGCAGCGAAGCTGATGAATCTGCTTCATCGAAATCCCGCCCTTGAGAACCGAATGGGGCACTGTACCATCGTAAATATCCGAACAAGTGTACGTCTGATCCTCGGACAACGGCAAAAATTGAAACCCCGAAAACTCGCCGTACACGAGCCAGTTCACCCCGCGTCTCTGAATAACATCATTGAGCGCGTTTCTCAACACCTCGCCATTTTGATTGGCCCGGTCAGTAATATCATCTTCCGCAACAATTTTAAGCGTCGTCAACCCTGCACGCGCTGAAACCGGATTCGAATTAAACGTACCCTGATGTGGCACGCGGTATCTGTTATTCCACGAAGCATCGTCGCGATACGTCATCACATCGAGCAAATCCGCGCGCCCCGCAATCGCGCCACCGGGAAAACCACCCGCAACAATCTTCGCAAAAAGAGCCAGATCCGGCGTCACCCCGTAATATTCCTGAGCACCCCCGGGTGCCACGCGAAAACCCGTAATCACCTCATCAAAAATGAGCAAAACCCCGTGTTCTCGAGCAAGAGCGCGAAGCTGGCGCAAAAACTCACCCTGCGTGGGAACCCGCCCAAAACTCGCCCCTGTCGGCTCCAGAATAACCGCGGCAATATCGTCCCGACTCTCAAGCGCCTGTGTGACCTGATCGATATTATTCGGCTCACACAACACGGCATTCTCGATATGATCCTCTGTAATACCACTCGGCGGCGTACCGTCAAAACTCGTCGAAGCACCAAAAGCCACCTGATCGTGCCAACCGTGAAAATTCGTCGTAAAACGCAGA is a genomic window containing:
- a CDS encoding aspartate aminotransferase family protein yields the protein MSDLLIEKYMAKTPKSRALYQRARETFPSGVTHDTRYLMPYPLSVARAQGGRKWDVDGCEYVDYFGGHGALILGHNHPEVTEAVREQLSRGTHYGASHELELEWAEQIIRMVPCADKVRFTSSGTEASLLGLRVARAFQNKSKILRFTTNFHGWHDQVAFGASTSFDGTPPSGITEDHIENAVLCEPNNIDQVTQALESRDDIAAVILEPTGASFGRVPTQGEFLRQLRALAREHGVLLIFDEVITGFRVAPGGAQEYYGVTPDLALFAKIVAGGFPGGAIAGRADLLDVMTYRDDASWNNRYRVPHQGTFNSNPVSARAGLTTLKIVAEDDITDRANQNGEVLRNALNDVIQRRGVNWLVYGEFSGFQFLPLSEDQTYTCSDIYDGTVPHSVLKGGISMKQIHQLRCGLIAEGVDVMPWPGGVISAVHSDADIDQTAQAFDQVLKAFKA
- a CDS encoding M14 family zinc carboxypeptidase, which codes for MKLKNGDIIIDDNFPCSSAREMRIIESGISEIGYKKEEIPQWFQDLLDELFDGAGVPKEYMAHVRVRHLGNRAKRVILRFLLSKKGANYMYPPWWIWRENTGWAWVPYENTDFHPTEHIDISVHIQPGETIRIASAPYEDPSVVCEKAQQLSQQYDIWTYREIGHSAQGRPICVLETQPRDLTLLVDATMQSCEPVSWGILHIAHSLTVPTANTQRLLDHVQFCLMPITNPDGVCEGRSVTNAMGEVPKFGINHLVEGKSAPRETAALWQYFLDKKPDASIEVHAHFTRPDFTRSIGMHDKASMPHHLRAKAKILEQAIFENYHVKPLKNRKVLIDPRQPEHNVYGDKHICEQAGTIRTFLQAIPDSIDAHNADVKEMVETVAHALIKWRETGTS
- a CDS encoding sulfatase: MSDDRPNILYVFSDQQRASAMGCYYGDEDLNTPQFDAFAAEGMRLDAAVSSTPVCTPYRAMLMTGKYGHHTGVTTNRFYPDLSVYPCIGTALSAAGYGCGYIGKWHLGEIQVDAGDPLRLGFDDEWYVGDNAHNYYEWAYATDSRDPVAGGGFYRPQIETDRAIEYIKNRAGSGPWCLFMSWGPPHPPLIAPDPYVAPYLDRDLNLHPNTSKLSGDRASAVSDWYAHYYGMTEGLDIEWGRLMRALEESGQADNTIVMYSSDHGEMLGSQGLRGKRWPYRESTQVPFLIRWPGRVEAGCSLSMPFGTPDIFPTLCGLTGVDVPADLDGGDFSGAILGQPNARTQAYAYTTMHHTFAVWPGWRGVRTERYNYARLENGPWVLFDLENDPYEERNLVGEDPKLVAELDSLLQEAMGTCGDTWRGVSQACGDWKAWLGEKQVQQQGPDAVYPGSEAVREWARGI
- a CDS encoding DUF1080 domain-containing protein, which codes for MATHLSPEEQAEGFTSLFNGKDLNDWRIIGPEEGWEVQNGLIVCNGEGRGWIRPKAMYTDFVLRLDYRNSAGGNSGIFLRTSEEGRPAYQGMEIQIYDVPHDPLNNKSNGAIYDAVAPTSDPSHPAGEWNAIEVSCQGTMVNVIINGREVISCDTSKHPDLKDRLKTGYIGLQNHRSPINFRNVRIKVS